One window of uncultured Trichococcus sp. genomic DNA carries:
- a CDS encoding MFS transporter, with translation MSKKYIRIIIAGMLLMLGVGIPMNGLASFFKPVTEATGFSVSQFSLVGSFLNLTGIVAVPLVTKFLLPKIGLRKTSILGGIFGAIGFFLLANGKSLVAFYLGAIIIGIFMMSSTGIVSVTLVNNWFRKSHGLVMGLVAATIGLSTAITSAIVPTFIQNYGWEKGFLLLGGMYAVALFLGAFLLIEKPADVGMLPYGVTEDSLAAEADQATNDSSSVGTNHKNTDMTYAQALRSPVFYLLALSFVCFAMISTFTQQIPIFFTTKGATDVQAGMVLSMASIVMIASKIIMGIVTDKLGATKALYIFTTIYILAFCIFAATDNITILIGAAMIYAMSTGVPAVMNQLVTFEVLGKKEFTAIWGILSTAGSLGLALGGPLLGYFYDATGSYNTTIIVSIAFMVVCLASFFFAVTLRKRELTRLDSGLIIDNLSE, from the coding sequence GTCGAAAAAATATATACGGATCATCATTGCCGGCATGCTGTTGATGCTTGGTGTAGGGATTCCGATGAATGGGTTGGCATCTTTTTTCAAACCGGTAACAGAAGCAACCGGATTTTCAGTTTCTCAATTCAGTTTGGTGGGCAGCTTCCTTAATTTGACCGGAATAGTAGCGGTGCCTTTAGTCACCAAATTTTTGCTGCCTAAAATTGGCTTGCGAAAGACATCCATCCTGGGAGGAATTTTCGGAGCGATAGGTTTTTTCCTGTTGGCTAATGGAAAATCTTTGGTTGCATTCTACTTGGGGGCAATCATCATCGGCATATTCATGATGTCCTCAACAGGAATCGTTTCCGTAACGCTTGTGAATAATTGGTTCCGCAAAAGCCATGGCTTGGTAATGGGGCTCGTTGCTGCAACAATCGGCTTAAGCACTGCTATCACGAGCGCAATTGTCCCTACCTTCATCCAAAATTATGGTTGGGAAAAAGGGTTCTTATTATTGGGCGGCATGTACGCTGTGGCTTTGTTCCTGGGAGCGTTCCTGTTGATCGAAAAGCCCGCTGACGTCGGCATGCTGCCTTATGGCGTGACGGAAGATTCGCTTGCAGCAGAAGCTGATCAAGCAACGAATGATTCTTCGTCGGTTGGCACCAACCATAAAAATACGGATATGACCTATGCGCAAGCCTTGCGTTCGCCGGTATTCTACTTATTGGCCTTGTCATTCGTATGTTTCGCGATGATTTCTACATTTACGCAACAAATCCCGATCTTCTTTACGACAAAAGGTGCCACTGATGTCCAGGCCGGCATGGTTTTATCGATGGCGTCCATCGTTATGATCGCGTCCAAAATCATCATGGGCATCGTCACCGACAAGCTGGGTGCAACAAAAGCTTTGTACATCTTCACGACCATCTACATCCTTGCCTTCTGCATCTTTGCCGCAACGGATAACATCACGATCCTGATCGGCGCAGCGATGATCTATGCAATGAGCACCGGCGTTCCGGCCGTAATGAACCAATTAGTGACGTTTGAGGTTTTAGGGAAAAAGGAATTCACCGCTATTTGGGGCATCTTGTCGACAGCTGGCAGCCTAGGTCTAGCTTTGGGCGGCCCTCTGTTGGGCTACTTCTATGACGCAACCGGCAGCTACAACACGACAATCATCGTCAGCATCGCCTTCATGGTTGTGTGCTTAGCTTCGTTCTTCTTCGCTGTGACGTTGAGAAAACGTGAGCTTACGAGGCTTGATAGTGGATTAATAATCGACAATTTATCCGAATGA